The Salicibibacter halophilus DNA window AATCAACAGCGGTATGCTGAAACTCCTTCGCAATATGCTCGAGGACGTCTGCTCCCATTTTTGTCACCGGGGTCATATCATGAACGGTATCTCTCAGCATTGACGCTCCTCTCGCGATCCTAAGCCTCACTTGATAGAACATTTCTTCTGCTTCTTTTCCTTCCAGCTGTTCATAAGCGTCCATGGCCAAGCTTGCCCCGGTTAGGTCATGCCCGACATGATCATGAAGATCACGGGCGATTCGGTTTCGCTCGGATACTTCTGCAAGTTGGGCGGTTTTACAATTGGCTTCCAGCAACTCCTCCTTTATATTCTCCAATTCATAACGAGCACGACGTTCACGATCGGCTTCCGAGATATACAAGTCGCGTTGCTTCTTCCATTGGTTGTCGATCACACCGAAAAACCCCGCTTGAAAAAGAAACCAAAAGAGCAAAACAGAGAACACTTCGCCGATGGGAAGCAGGGCGACAATCGGGATGGTATAGATATATTTTTGTCTCGAAAAACTTTCAAACAGAGGCAAAGCGAATCCAAAAACACTGTTACTCCAGGTCGGCATAAACAGGATACAAAGACCGATGTCAATGAGAATGGTCCAGGCCGGGAGCTGAAAACGCCAGCGGAGGCAGACGAGAATCGCGAGCGAAACGATAAGCAAAAAACTGATGATATTCTCGTCTTGAACGACCCATAGACTGAAGAGAAAAAGAATATTCATGAAACGCCATACGTCCCGCATCGCGTGATCCCTCCCGCTGAACTTTTTTTAACTATACCATGAATTGCCTTCGGCTAAAGCGCCGAAGGCAAATAAATGAAAGTGCCAGAATATCACGCCAAAGTGCCAGATTCCGCACCGCGGCGTCGCAAAGGTCTTTAACCGATTCGTCGAATGCTGCCGATGATAAGAAAAAGGAGCGCATAGAGCAACAACACACCGTTGATCAACAGAAAATCTCCGATGTTTTCTCCAAGTACGACCCATTCAATCCCTTCCGCTAGCCAGTAGGTTGGAAAGATAACCGCGATTTTTTCAAGTGTGTCCGGCAACATGTCGACAGGCAAGATAAGGCCTCCGAGCATGGCTATAATCATGATAACGGCCATAAAAATGAGAAAAGATGTCTCCTTGTTACGGTAAAGCGTGTTCCAGGCAAGGGTGAATGCGATGGCCGTGAAACTGAACACGAGAAATAGCACCAGGAGCCACAAAGGTTCATACAGTTCATTCCCATACATCACCCCACCCGCGATCACAAGGATGCATTGGGCGATGACGATCACGGAAAAGGCGAGCAGGTTTTGAAAAAGATATTGAAAATGGGTCACCGGCGCCGCGGCCAGTCGTTTGACGACGCCTTTTTGCCGATCATCGATTAAGAGTCCGGTGAGTCTAATGGCAACGAAAAGAATGAGCACACCGAAGAATTGATAACCGTACGGCAAAAGTGGCCAGTTATCATTTGCCGGCAGGAAAATGGCTGCAATAGGAAACAGCGTGAGAGAAGCCAGATTTGATTTGTCTCTGAAAATGCGTTTTAGGGCAAATGTAAATATCGTCATGGCATCCGTCTCCGTCCAAGCAATAGCATAATAACAAAGGTGATGACAATGAGCCCGCCGAGAAGCCCCGCATTCATCCAAGCATCTTCAACATTTGCATTTCTGTATGCGTCAACGGCCTCATAAGCAAGCGCAATCGGATTGACGTACTCGTTCACCCAATTGATCACAGCGTTATCAGGCATTGGGAAAAATAAACCGGCGAGCAAAATAGCCCCGATACCGTAAACCTCGCTCAGGCGTTCCGCGATTGAAAATTTTTTCACGGAAAATGTGAGGAGCAGGCAGATAATGCTTGATAGCAACGCCATAAGTGTAATGATGAAAATCGACCAAGGGATATTTCCCCAATTGACGTCCCAAACGAGCGTCGAGTAGCCTACCAAAATAGCACCTAAAAGGATCGAGTACAATGTTCCGAGAAGCATGAGGGTGAATCCGTATAGGCTTGTGTTTATCGGCAGCGATTGAATGCGGTAACGGCGTTCGGTGAAGAAATCAAGGTAAATATAATTCATCGCGACCGTGCCGCCGAATAATTGGAAAGCGAGCACCATCAACACGTTTGTTTCATCCACAGCCGAGACGCCCATATACTCGATATCCGCGAGAATGACGGAAAAGAGCGTGACAAGTACGATCGGTACGCCAAAAAGGAGGAGTAATACGATCCATTCACGACTGAGTCTAAGGGCAGTGAAGCGAATGGTATAAAGTTCACGCATTATTCTCCCTCCTGTCCATCACGAAGCTGTTTTCCCGTGAGGGTGAGGAACACATCTTCCAGCGTTGGTTTTTCCGCTTGAATGCCGACGACACCGCTCGTTTCTTTCACGATGGAGAGCGCACGGTCAAGAATGCCCGAACCGACGTTTGAAATGATTTGTACCGAGCTGCCGTCAACATGCACTTGCCTTACCCCTTCTAAGCCTTCCAACCGTTCCGTTGGCAGCGATGTAGGGTCGCTTACTTCGATGTTTATTTTTTCTTCATGTTGAATGTTGGCAATTAAATCGTTAACCGTTCCTTCCGTAATGATTTGTCCTTGATCGACGATGACGACGCGAGAAGCAATATTTTGTGCTTCTTCCATATAATGCGTTGTATATAAAATCGTCGTGCCTTGTTCTTTTAGTTTTTTTACCGTTTCCAAAATGTGATTTCTGGATTGCGGGTCAATCCCGACTGTCGGTTCATCCATAATGAGCAGCTTAGGACGGTGCGTAAGCGCGCACGCGATGTTGAGTCTTCGTTTCATCCCTCCGGAAAACTTTTTCGGTAGTTTCCCTGCGTTTGACGACAGTCCGACAAAATCCAATGCTTCTTTGACTCTTTGTTTTCGTTTTTCGCCTTTCAACCCGTAAACACCTGCGAAAAAATCGAGGTTTTCTTTTGCGGTCAAGTCTTCAAAAACAGTGAGTTCTTGCGTGACAAGCCCCATTTTTTGTTTATTTTCATTGCTAAAAGGTTTCTTAGTACTGCCGAATAGCTGGACACTGCCTTTATCAAATGGAATCATGCCAAGTAGTGTATGGATCAACGTCGTCTTTCCGGCGCCGTTAGGCCCGAGTAACCCGACAATTTCTCCTTCCTGGATATTAAGGTCAACGTAATCTAGCGCAAGCGCACTGCCATACCGTTTGACAATGCCTTGCATCGACGCGATGGTCATGGGACACAACCTCTTTTCATTTAGTGATTACTTGTAGTATGCCTCGATTTCCCGTACGTTTGTAGTGACATTTGTCATTGGATGAGTGTCAGATGAAAAAACAGGAGGCATTTACGGAGGGAAAATAACCATTCGTAGTGATCAAACAAGAAAATTCTAATTATTGACATTGTTTGCAATGAAAATTACAATAAAGTCTATTATAACAGTGACAGTTAGGGGGGTGTACATGAAACCAGGCGCGTTGATTATCCAGATTTATCCGATAAAATAGCATAGACAAATATGACGCTTCGTGAAGCCTTATTAAAGATGAATTTGTGGACTAATTGGCGTTCAGCTACCATTATGAGTCTCCAAAACCGAGCCTGAGGACTCATCTGGCTTCTGAGCAACGCTTGGAGTCCGCAGATCTTGTTCCTGAGGACTCATCTGGCTTCTGAGCAACGCTTGGAGTCCGCAGATCTTGTTCCTGAGGACTCATTTGGCTTCTGAGCAACGCTTGGAGTCCGCAGATCTTGTTCCTGGGGACTCATTTAGCTTCTGAGCAACGCTTGGAGTCCGCAGATCTTGTTCCTGAGGACTCATTTGGCTTCTGAGCAACGCTTGGAGTCCGCAGATCTTGTTCCTGGGGACTCATTTAGCTTCTGAGCAACGCTTGGAGTCCGCAGATCTTGTTCCTGAGGACTCATCTGGCTTTTGAACAACGCTTGGAGTCCGCAGATCTTGTTCCTGAGGACTCATTTGGCTTCTGAGCAACGCTTGGAGTCCGCAGATCTTGTTCCTGAGGAATCATCTGGCTTCTGAGCAACGCTTGGAGTCCGCAGATCTTGTTCCTGAGGACTCATTTAGCTTCTGAGCAACGCTTTGAGTCCAACGGTCTTGTTTCCGAGGACTCATCTGATACTAGCATAGGTTTTCTCGTTTCATACCGGAAGGTATTCCTATTATTAGAAACTTCCGATAGATAACATTTGCACTAAGATACTTTGGATTGCTACGTGATCGAACATATAGGACACCTATGTGAAGGTATTTTAAGGTAAATCAACGCGCCTGACATGAAACAATTTTCTATACAAATATAGGGAGGAAGAGTGATATGATTAAGTCTTTGACTTCTTTTTTTGATCATCTTATTAGACGTTATATGCCTAACGCTTTTTTATTTGCCATCGTATTGACACTGGTTGTTTACGTCTCAGGACTTCTGATGACGGATAGTTCTCCGGTAGACATGCTTTCGTATTGGGGCGAAGGATTTTGGGATCTGTTGGATTTTGCGATGCAGATGTCCCTTATTGTTGTAACCGGATATATTCTTGCAAGTATTCCACTCGTTAATTCCCTTTTATTACATATTGCCAGAAATGCTAAGACGCCAGGACAAGCGATTATGCTGGTAACATTTGTCTCTGGAATTGCCTGCTTGATTAACTATGGATTCGGCTTGGTTTTGGCGGCTTTACTTGCAAAAAAACTCGTACAAGTTGTTCCTGAAACGGATTTTCGTTTACTCGTGGCTAGTGGTTATACGGGTTTTTTGGTTTGGCATGGGGGTTTATCGGGTTCTATCCCTTTAACCATTAATACTCCTGGGCATTTCTTGGAGGAACAGATGGGTCTCGTTCCGATAACAGAGACGCTGTTTAGTGCTTCCAATCTATTCATTGTTCTCACATTGCTTTTTACACTTCCGATCATAAATCGATTAATGCTGAGTGCTACTGATGATGCCCCGAAAATCGATCCCTCTTTATTGGTGGATGAAAAGGAGGACGCTCCAGCGCCAATTACTGAACAGTCACAAGGAGAAAAGCCAACGCCAGCCGTACGACTGGAAAATAGTATGGTGATCTCCATGGTCATAGGCTTTTTGGGCATGGGTTATGTCGTGTACTATTTTGTGCAGAGCGGATTAGAGTTAGAATTGAACATCGTGAATTTCACCTTTCTTTTTCTGGGCATTCTTCTTCACAAAACGCCGTGCCGCTATTTAAACACGGTGAATGAAGGAGTGAAAAATGCCGGTGGCATCATTATTCAATTTCCCTTTTATGCCGGTATTATGGGAATGATGGAAGTTTCAGGGATATCTACTATAATGGCCTCATTTTTCATCGATATTTCGACTGAGTTTACGTACCCTCTATTTACCTTTTTGAGCGCAGGACTTTTAAACTTTTTCGTTCCATCCGGCGGAGGTGGATGGGCTGTTCAGGGACCTATCATGATCGAAGCAGGTATGGAAATCGGTGTGGATAATGCCAAAACAGCTGTGGCTGCGGCTTGGGGAGATGCTTGGACTAACATGATCCAGCCTTTCTGGGCATTGCCGCTATTGGCTATTGCAGGATTGAGTATCAGAGACATTATGGGCTTTTGTGTGATTGCCTTATTATGGAGTTTTATACCTATCACAATTGGGTTGTTATTTCTTTGATGATGAGAGTTAGTTCTCGGCTATCAATGAGAATGATAGGATAGAAGCAAGATCAATCGGGAGGGATAACATGAAAGAAGATCTAACCACGGGGCAAGAAGCGGAACATTTGCTCGCCGAACATCGCCGATTTTTTCATACGGAAACGACCAGGGATGTTTCTTTTAGAATCGAACATTTGAAAAAGGTGCAAAAAACGATCGAAGCGCATGAGGAGGAGATTTACTCGGCGCTGCAGGCGGATCTTGGAAAAAGCCCGTTTGAAACTTACTTAACAGAGATCGGGATTATCTTGAACAGCATCAGCGATGCCATCAAGAACGTAAAAACGTGGAGCAAGCCGGAGAAAGTCAAGACACCGACTTATATGCAGCCGTCGAAAAACTACATTGTTCATGAACCTTACGGGACGGTATTAATCATCGGTCCGTTCAATTATCCGTTTCAGTTATTGATGGAACCGTTGATCGGAGCGATAGCGGCCGGAAATTGCGCCGTATTGAAGGCATCGGAACATACCCCGGCAACCGGACGGCTCATCAAAAAGATGCTCGCCGATATTTTCGACCCGGCCTATGTGCGGGTGGTTGAAGGAGGCGTCGACACGGGCAATGCGTTGATTCACTCGCGCTTTGACTACATTTTTTTCACGGGAAGTTCGAGAGTCGGTAAAATAGTTATGGAAGCGGCGTCCAAGAACCTTACGCCATTTACGCTGGAGTTAGGCGGCAAAGCACCTGCCGTCGTTCATAAAGACGCCGATTTGAAAAAGGCGGCGGAACGGATTGCTTGGGGCAAATTGATCAATACCGGCCAAACGTGTATCGCGCCTGACTACGTCATGGTTCATGAAAAAGCCAAGAAACGATTCGTGAAACTGTTGCAAAAGAAAATCGATAAATTTTACGGCGATGATATTCAAAATAACGAAGATTACGGACGTATTATTAATGAAAAACATTTTGACCGCCTGAAGGCTATGCTCGATGCGGATCGTGACGCGGTGGTGTACGGCGGGGCGCACGACCGGGCGGATCGTTTTATCGAGCCCACGATTCTTGATATTTCCTCAAGAAGAGACGCGGCATCGATGCAAGAAGAGGTATTCGGGCCGATTTTGCCTGTGCTCACCTATTCGGATATCGACGCGGCTGTTGCTGACGTGAACGCCCAGTCAAAACCGCTTGCTTTTTATTTGTTTACCGAGAATGAAAAATTGCAAACGAAGATCATGGAGCGAGCGTCGTACGGCGGTGGATGCGTCAATGACACGATCATGCACGTCGCGAACCCCCACTTGCCATTTGGCGGCGTCGGACCGTCCGGAATGGGTGAGTATCATGGATACTACACTTTCCAAACGTTTAGCAATCAGAAGGGTGTCAGCAATAGAAGCACGCGCATTCGTGTCCCCTTTTTGTATCCGCCCTATAAAAACAAACTGAACATCGCAAAGAAGATGCTGAAAATGGGGAATTGATCCGCGTGCACCTGACAAAGTGACAGATTATGGTGGCAAAGTGACAGAATATCGATGACAAATGACAGATTATGCTCGGAAAGTGACAGATTATGCTCGTGAAATACCAGATTACACGTGATTGATCATGGTAAGGTTGCGGTCATCAGCCATTTCCAAAGCGGCAACTGTTTCTTCCGCGCTAAGTAATGCTACTTCGCGACTGGCGCGGACGACTCTTTTTGGTGAACCATAGTCCAATCCCTCAATCTCACGTAAATATTCCTTCCCTAATTTCCAGACGCTTTCAAACGTATATTCAAAGCGTTGGATAAAAGCATCCCTTTGAATAGCGGAGGGTTTTTCAATATCATGGATTTCTTCCAATGTTTTTAATGCTTTGTCCGCAGTGGCGATTCGCTCTTGCAAACGTCCCATTGTATGCCCTCCCTAAACACTTTATTTCTGAAGTTTTCATCGACATTGGGCAAATCTATAGCGTCAATCTGGTAGGGGATCGTTGACTCTTCAAATGCTGCTCTTATGCGATATAAGAAGCCGTTGGGCAGGTTTTTGTGGTCGATCGCGATATCTATATCCGAACTAGTATGAATGTTTCCTTTAGCCCAGGAACCGAATAAATATACAGTGACTTGCTTATCGCCTAAGTTTTCCCGTAATATATTTGATATTTTGGAGAGGATTGCTTCACGGTGATGCACTTCTGCCATAGGATCACCACCTTTTTTAACTATCCTACCATCATTTGCCTCATATATCAGCCGAAACCCTGGTTTTATCAGCCAAAAAGAGCAATATATCAGCCAAATGACTTAAAGTAAACCATCCGTCATCATTTTCGTTAGCGGGGTGTCCACTCCCCGTACTTGAGATGCCAGGTCGTTCGCGTGCTCCTGCCCATCCACGACAGCTTGCTGTTCATCCACCGTTTGCACGATTTTTTCGTCGACAACGACCTGGCCGTCAATGATCACGGTCTCGACCTCGCTGCCATTGGCGGAATAGACGAGATTGGGCACGATGTTTCGGATCGGCGCCTGGATTGTGGGAAACATGGCTGGAGAGTCTAAGTCTAAAATAATCACGTCTGCTTTTTTGCCAGGTTTCAAAGAACCGATATCCTCGCCTAAGCCGATGGCCTGCGCGGCGTTGATGGTTACGGACTTTAACATTTGCCATGCCGGAAACGCTCGAGGATCTCCATTCCGGCATTTATTTAAAATGGATGTGAATTTCATTTCATTGAACATATTGTTGCAATTGTTCCCGGGAGCCTGGTCGGATCCGAGGGCGAGGCGATTACTCGTCTCCAAAAACTCAGCAGCGGGCGGGACGATCCCGTCGATAATGCCGATGCTGCCCGAGCAAAGAAGCATCGCTGCTCCTGAACGGGCGACGGTTTTCGCCTCCTCCGGCGTTGCTTCTGTTAAATGAACCGCCATTAAGCGTTCATCGAGATAGCCGATCTCTTCTAAATACGGGATGCTTCGCTTTCCATGCCGTTTCACCATTTGATCGATTTCCCGATCCCCTTGAGCGACATGCATATGTATAGGTGTATCAAATTTTTTCGCAAGGTTTTGCACTTCAAGCAACAGTTCTTTAGACATCATATCCGGCCCCTGCGGTCCAAAGAGGCAAGTAATGCGACCGTTTTCGCTTCCATGATAGTTTTCGATCAAGGTCAAATTGTCCTGCAGTTTCTTTTCGCCGACGGTCGGATCCAACGGATAAAGATCACCGACTTGACGGGAATCACTCATGCGTTCCGGCATTTCATTAATCATGTCGCACACGTGGGCGCGCGTGCCCAGCGCGATGTGATTTTGCACGATGGTGTTCATGCCACTGTCATAATCGCCAAAAGTGGTCGTCCCCGCTTTCAGTCCTTCAATGATATTCACGAGGGAACCTGCTTTACGTTGCTCGGGCGTTAAAAATTGCATAAATGGCCAAAGCCCTTTTTCCATCCAGTTATCAGTGTCTTGGGCAATGCCGCGCAAAATCCCGAGACCGCTATGCATATGAGCGTCAATCAGGCCGGGCATGACTACTTTGTGGCTGGCATCAATCGTCCGATGGGCGGTGTAATCGCGGCGGACAACCTCGCTTTGAGCAACAGCCACGATTCTGTTTCCGTCGACTCCGACCGCTCCATTTTCGATAATGCCGAGCCCCTCTCCTTCCATAGTGATGACGGTTGCGTTGTCAATGATCAACTCAATTGTCGACATGTTGAACCCTCCAATTGGATTTTTTAAAATGACCCAATGGCTTTAATCTGCTTCGATTTCCTCCCATTTTTTCTTGGCTTTTACAATTCCGACTCCAATCAAGGCGAGCGGAGTGAAAATCGTTGTGAGCACAACCCAGGGCAATAACCATTCCGTGCTGGTGAAGAAACGCATGCTCGCGATGCTGGCCGCCATCACCGTTATCCCGATCGCAATATAACGGTTCGCAACTTTTCTCACCTCGATAGGCTGTTCCTTTTCCCATATATTCATAGGCGGGTTGAATGTGACCATTAGTCGAGCCAAGTATAATAGCATCAAAACGATGAATCCTGTAGTAAAAAGCGAAAATATCGGGTAAGGTAAAGCATCGAGGTTGAAAAGAATGATACCTACGTGAAGCGCGCCCACGGCGATGATGATCGCGCATTTGACGCGGATAAGCATTGCCTTGCTTATGCTTGCCGCCTCGATTTGTTGATTTGACGGTTCTCCGTGATCGAAGAGGGGGCGGATCGGCGGCAGATATTTGGACGCGTTGCAAATGACCAATATCACTGCCATCAATCCAATCAATCCCCAGATGCCAAAACTTTTGTGTACCATGGAGGTAGCCTCGGATGTAGCCGGATTAAATTGAATGGCAACCGAGTCCGGCAACAATGGGTAAACGAAAGTTGTTCCTATCACCAATAGAATAAGAAAAGGAATCAGAAAACCGTCACTTCGGTCAAAAAAGGTGATCTTAGGCATCTTACGATCCTCCTCGTTTTGAAACGCACGTGGAAAAGTGATAAATTGAATATCCGCCACGTCGGATTTTTGATCATAAATTTCTAAAAAATTCATTGTAATGATAACATAAGATGGAATTGTTTTTTAGAACGAAAGGAGAACTTCCGGTGAGTCAAGAACATACCGATTGGGAAAATGAGAACGAGCGGTTGCAGGCTGTCATTTCCCATGTGCAAAAGAAAAAAGAGGCGTTACAAGGGGAAAGCGATGAGCTGAAAGATGATGTCATCGAGCTTCGGCGCACGTTTTGGGATGATGTGACCGTCAATCTTGATGAGCCGGATGATGTCATCGAAACGCAAGCAAGCCTGAAACAACGCGCTGAATTGCTTAGCGAACGCGAGCGCAGCCACGGGCTTCTCGATCAACAAAAAAAGACGTTGAATAAATTAGAAGAAAGTCCGTATTTTGGCCGCATTGATTTCACGGAAGACGGGGAAAGCGAAACGGAACCGATTTATATCGGCATTGCTTCGCTAATGGATGAAAACGATGAAGAATTTCTCGTTTACGATTGGCGCGCGCCCATATCCAGCATGTATTACGACTTTGCGCCCGGGCGTGCCCATTACCCGACGTTAGATGGAGATGTAGAGGGCGAAATTACCCTGAAGCGGCAATACATTGTAAGGGGCGGAAAGCTTGACGGGATGTTTGATACCGGGTTGACGATTGGCGATGAACTTTTACAATCATTGCTCGGCCAGCAATCATCTCCGCAAATGAAGAGCATTGTCGCCTCGATTCAACGGGAACAAAATCAGGTGATCCGCAATGAGCGAAGCAAAATGCTCATCGTGCGCGGAGCCGCGGGGAGCGGAAAAACATCAGCGGCTTTGCAGCGCGTGGCTTATCTTCTTTATAAGCACCGGGAAAAGTTGAATGCCGGGAATATGTTATTATTTTCGCCAAATCCGCTGTTTACCCGGTACGTTTCCAACGTTCTCCCGGAACTCGGGGAAGATAACTTGCAGCAGTCCACGCTTTACCATCATTTTGAAAAACGGTTGCCGAACGGCTGGAAACTCGAAAGCCCCCACGCCCATATTGAATATTTTTTATCCGAGCAGGTGGAGGGCATCCGTTCCCAAGGCTTGTCGGTGAAAACGGAGCCTCGTTTCATCGAGCACCTTCACAATTATGTAGATACGCTCTCTCATTCCGGCCTTATTTTTAAAGATCTTTATTTTCGCGGAGAGGTATGGGTGACAAAGAAGCAACTTCAGGATTATTTTTATCAAATGGCGTCGTCCATGTCGATCTCGGATCGCCTGGAGGCAGTGGCCGAATGGCTGATGAAAATGTTGCAGATCACCGAAAGAGAAGAAAGGCCGAAAGCATGGGTCGATGAGGAAATGAACCTGTTGGATCATGAGACGTACAACCGTGTGTTTGAAAAGGTAAGGGAGAACGGGGACGAGGAGGCATTCAACGAGGCGGTATTGGAAGAGGGTTTATTGCGGAAACTTGTTGTCCGTCGTAAAGTGAAGGCCCTAAAAAAGCAAATTCAAGCATTTGACGTTTTGGACGTTGAAGCAATGTATGTCCAGTTTTTCCGGTGGGAAGGGCATAAAGTGATTGCTGAAGAGATCACGTACCATTTTCAAAAAAAAGAGATGCACTGGGAGGATGCCGCGCCTTTTTTCTATTTTGAAGATCTGTTAAAAGGAAGGCCTGTCTACGCGGATATCCGTCATATTTTCATCGATGAAGCCCAGGACTACACGACGATTCAAATTCGTTATCTGCAACATTTGTTTCCGTCGAGCCGGCTGACATTGCTCGGAGATGCCAATCAAGCGGTACACGCGCATACAAGCGCGGGGAATGCGCCGCTCGTGGAAGAACCGGCTGAAAAAGAACAGGAAACAATCACGTTGCATCGAAGTTATCGGTCTACACAACCGATCGTTGAATTTACAAAGCAATTAGTTCCAAATGGAGAACAGATTGAGGCATTTGAGCGGCCGGGTCCAAAGCCAGAGATGAAGCAACTGGAAAATGAGACCCAGCATGATCGATATGTGGGCGAGTTGGCTAAGCGTCTGGAAGAAAGGGAACTGGGCATGGTTGCGATTGTGACGAAGACGTTCGCGGAAAGTGAAGAGATATGGGAGCAGTTGACAAGAGCAGGGCGGGACGCGCAACTCATCCATGAACAGACGTCCGAATTTAAAGGGGCCTTGCTCGTATTGCCGGTCTATCTCGCGAAAGGGATCGAATTCGACGCGGTAATCGCCAGTGATGCTTCTGCTTCGAATTATCATTTGGAACGGGATCGTTACTTGCTTTATACCGCCTGCACGCGTGCAATGCATGAATTGTATCTGTGCGCGAATGGGGAGCTTTCTCCTTTCATCGCTGATAATGTCCGGAAGCAATATGTGCAAGAGTAAGAGGATGCGAGCAAGTGGGGTGTTGATCGCATCAAGTATTGCGCGGGTCGCAAATATTAGGATGTCACATCGCTTTGAATCTGACATTGTGTCGCCGCCGGCGGTACTCGAGAAGAACGAAAAACTTGAGTAAAAAGGTGCTGGCGGCGTGGTGAAAAACGAAGAAGAAGTGGATCACCCAGGTCGAGCGAACCGTGAGCAGCCAAACCTGGAGATAACGGGTCACGGTCAGCGGACATAAGGATCCTCTGCGGTGTCCCAAATGTGATAACTACTTTGAGTACAAGGGAGAAGCCTGTCTCGAGAACGGGCGGTTAGTGGTTAAAGTCGCCTTAGGCGAAACGGCTAGAAGCTATTTGGAAAAGTAGATTGGTTATCTCCCCCGTATCGAAACACCGGATTTCGATCAGGATCAAGCATTCCAAGACCGTACCCAATTACCATTGGTTATCCTGGTCACTACGCATAAGTTCTTGCTTTTATGGTTCGTACTGCTTCTTCCGTGTAGAACGCGAGTCGTATAAATGTTCTAGTTCACTTAGAGTCAGTTCATAAAGATGTATATCTCCGACTTTGTAATGATTCTGTTCCAATAACTGATGAATGATTTTATCTTTTCGTTTTTCGACAAGTTCAGGGAAATCTCCCATTTTTATCCCTCCCTCGTATAGTATAATGCTCAATAGAGCATTTAAGGAGTTTCCGTTAAAGGGACAGAAACACTTTTCAGCTTACAGGGTGAAATTAACTCTAAGAAGTTTAGCGCTTAAACGCTTCTCTCGATAACTGATTTTCGATGCGTGAATATCAAGCGATCATCCATGTTCAATCCATC harbors:
- a CDS encoding amidohydrolase family protein — translated: MSTIELIIDNATVITMEGEGLGIIENGAVGVDGNRIVAVAQSEVVRRDYTAHRTIDASHKVVMPGLIDAHMHSGLGILRGIAQDTDNWMEKGLWPFMQFLTPEQRKAGSLVNIIEGLKAGTTTFGDYDSGMNTIVQNHIALGTRAHVCDMINEMPERMSDSRQVGDLYPLDPTVGEKKLQDNLTLIENYHGSENGRITCLFGPQGPDMMSKELLLEVQNLAKKFDTPIHMHVAQGDREIDQMVKRHGKRSIPYLEEIGYLDERLMAVHLTEATPEEAKTVARSGAAMLLCSGSIGIIDGIVPPAAEFLETSNRLALGSDQAPGNNCNNMFNEMKFTSILNKCRNGDPRAFPAWQMLKSVTINAAQAIGLGEDIGSLKPGKKADVIILDLDSPAMFPTIQAPIRNIVPNLVYSANGSEVETVIIDGQVVVDEKIVQTVDEQQAVVDGQEHANDLASQVRGVDTPLTKMMTDGLL
- a CDS encoding SdpI family protein yields the protein MPKITFFDRSDGFLIPFLILLVIGTTFVYPLLPDSVAIQFNPATSEATSMVHKSFGIWGLIGLMAVILVICNASKYLPPIRPLFDHGEPSNQQIEAASISKAMLIRVKCAIIIAVGALHVGIILFNLDALPYPIFSLFTTGFIVLMLLYLARLMVTFNPPMNIWEKEQPIEVRKVANRYIAIGITVMAASIASMRFFTSTEWLLPWVVLTTIFTPLALIGVGIVKAKKKWEEIEAD
- the helD gene encoding RNA polymerase recycling motor HelD encodes the protein MSQEHTDWENENERLQAVISHVQKKKEALQGESDELKDDVIELRRTFWDDVTVNLDEPDDVIETQASLKQRAELLSERERSHGLLDQQKKTLNKLEESPYFGRIDFTEDGESETEPIYIGIASLMDENDEEFLVYDWRAPISSMYYDFAPGRAHYPTLDGDVEGEITLKRQYIVRGGKLDGMFDTGLTIGDELLQSLLGQQSSPQMKSIVASIQREQNQVIRNERSKMLIVRGAAGSGKTSAALQRVAYLLYKHREKLNAGNMLLFSPNPLFTRYVSNVLPELGEDNLQQSTLYHHFEKRLPNGWKLESPHAHIEYFLSEQVEGIRSQGLSVKTEPRFIEHLHNYVDTLSHSGLIFKDLYFRGEVWVTKKQLQDYFYQMASSMSISDRLEAVAEWLMKMLQITEREERPKAWVDEEMNLLDHETYNRVFEKVRENGDEEAFNEAVLEEGLLRKLVVRRKVKALKKQIQAFDVLDVEAMYVQFFRWEGHKVIAEEITYHFQKKEMHWEDAAPFFYFEDLLKGRPVYADIRHIFIDEAQDYTTIQIRYLQHLFPSSRLTLLGDANQAVHAHTSAGNAPLVEEPAEKEQETITLHRSYRSTQPIVEFTKQLVPNGEQIEAFERPGPKPEMKQLENETQHDRYVGELAKRLEERELGMVAIVTKTFAESEEIWEQLTRAGRDAQLIHEQTSEFKGALLVLPVYLAKGIEFDAVIASDASASNYHLERDRYLLYTACTRAMHELYLCANGELSPFIADNVRKQYVQE
- a CDS encoding Fur-regulated basic protein FbpA; translation: MGDFPELVEKRKDKIIHQLLEQNHYKVGDIHLYELTLSELEHLYDSRSTRKKQYEP